TGTTAAATGGCTTCTCGGGCACCAGGGattctgactcagcaggtctgagtgagtgggggagggcccaGATTCTGAATGTTTAACAAGGTATTGAGGAGGTTTAAGGGACACAAGGACAACACTTTCAGAAACACTGCTCTGGCTTCTGATCCTTAAAGTAGGCAGATGTCTATGGCACGGCCTGAAAACTTGTTGCAAACACGAATCTCGGCCCTTCACAGACTTCCTGAACCATCACTGGCATTTTAACAAGGTCCCTAGGTGATTTGTGTTGACATTCAAGGACTGAGAAGTGCTGCTCTAGGGCAGTCCACTGACGCAGAAGAGACGGCTGTCACTGCTTCCCCAGCGTGGGTTCAGTTTTAAATGCATCATGTCACGCTTGGGCACCTGCCTTCAGAACACTGGAGGTAACAGAGCCAGATCAGCACCACTCGCTAGGGCTGACctcatctctgccccttcaccacagCATGCTGCAGGGCTGGGCCTCCGGGGCCCATCATCTTTATGCTATAAGCACCATCTGGCCGAGGGGTCCGAAAAATTCCGAGCCTCCAGAACCAGCACTTTTGCTTCCCAAGGCAAGAGCCAACCCCAACCCAGCAATTCCAAGCGAATCCAGTGAGCCCCGGCCCAGCACCCCAAACCTGAGCTGCTTCCACGGCTTTGCTGGGGATGGAAGATCCGAGGAAAGGCATACATAGCTCCCTGCAAGGGGTTGCAGTGAATTCCTGGGACTTGGTTAAACAGGTCTTCTGTCAGCTTAGCCTTTTTGGCCAGATTACCCAGGACAGACTCTTTCTCCTGATGAGACACAGAAAACAAGAGTCAGCACCTCTGGGCATCATGGAATGGCTCTAGCTACTGGAAACTGTCCCTTCAacacgggggcggggggaatggGGTGGCCTGGTAAAAAGCGAGCCTGTGTGTGCAGGAACACAGCAAATCAAGGAGGTGGGTGACACATTCCTCTGCAGGAACTTCTCTGGGTGCTCAGCCCAAAAGGCTATTGTGGGCCCTGAGGCCCATAAGTGCAGGGAGTTCTGGGAAAAAGGTAGGTCCTGGGTAACTTGTGTCATGGCTTCTATTCTCTTACCAGGAGGGAGGTTATTTCTCAAAATGAGGAAAACCTCGTCCCTGCCCAGCGGTCTGAGTGGACCTGCCCTGGATAGAGAGCCCTAGAACATGCTTCTAGAGATGGCCCAACCACTTCATTTTGGGGGCCACCTTTCAATCCATGTGGTATGCATAGGGATGTGACTCAGGCAAAGCAAATCACTGGCTGGCTCAGAGGTGCACATGTGTCAGTCCAGGACTTCTGCAAGTACTGTTGGAACAGGGATGGAAGCTGTGGCCTGATAATGAAGAAACATGGtctacacacacagtggaatattactcagccttccAAAGGAAGCCCAGtctaacacatgctacaacacagatgtaccttgaggacattatgctgagtgaaataaccagtcacaaagacaaatactgtatggttccacttaGATGAAGTACCTAGAGTCGTCAtgttcatagagacagaaagtagaacagaggttagtcaccaggggctggggggggggggtggacaggagaaatggggagttagtgtttaacaggtatagagtttcagtttgggatgaggAAAAGGTTCTGGAGATCGATGGTAGTGATGGGTGCACAACAATGTGAGTGTGTTTTATGTTCAGAGAAAATGattaaatggtaaatttatgttctgtgtattttaccacaattaaaaaaaaaatgtgaccctAGAATGGCTGGGAACTGACTGTTGGTTACATGCCCCATAAATTCCTTTGTGTGTAGACTAGTTAAAGTCGGGTTTTTGTCACTTGCAATGAATGGAAAGGGTCTAACTGGATTACTTTGAGCTGTGAGAACATCTGGTGGGCCAAAGGCAGGCCTATGGTCTAGAACCAATGCCCACGCccatccttttctccttcttagtTTAGTAACAGAATCCTCCAGGGATGCCTGCCCATCTATGGTGCTCACAGGGGATGAAGGGGTAGGGGTCCCCCACCCACATGCATGGACAGTCCTCCACTTCAGAACACAGCCTAACTACATTTTCACACTGAACCTCATGGGGTGGTTTAGGCATCAAGAGGAACCACGAGCACCCATCAGAGGTGTGGAGAGAGGCTGGCCATGGTGATCCTGAATACACCATGAATACCCATGACCCTTGTTGTGACAGGGATGCAGATGGGCTACAGAACACAGCAACTCACCCTGTGGAACAGCTCAAAGGACTCCTCTCCAGGCACTGGGGGGTTCACAACGATGTCCATGGCAGCCTGCCCGGACACTGGCGGGCACAGTCGCACAGAGAGCAGCTTCACCAGCTGGCCTTTGATCTCAGGGTGCAGGTTGATCACCTCCATGTAGCCTCCTCGGTAGCCACACCTGCAGGTTGAAGATGGGGAGAGGACCCACCAGTCACAGAGAGGCCTCAACTAAATGCAATCCGGTCAGCCAGAATGTTCTGTAATCATCCCCATTCCTAATGCTGAGTGGTCAGATGTGGCCAAGTTCTTCCCAATGGAAGGTGAACGGAAGTGACACGAGCAAATTCCACATCACTTCCTTACAAGAAAAAAGTatgctctcttctttttccttcttttcccccattTCCTGAGAAATGAGACACTGGAGCAGCAGCCTCAGTGTCAGAGATGGATGCCACATGTTGATATGGCAGAGCCGTCCTACCAGCCTAGTCCTTGAATGACCTCGTGGAGCACAGCCTGTCCTGGACTTCCCCTACCTTTGGTCTGTTATGTCAAAGAGAGATCCACTTGTTTTAGCCACTATATTTTTGGGCCTCTTTGTTAAAGCCACTTAGCCTGAGTCCTAACTAATACACTAGCCCTGTTCTAAGGGGCACATGATTCAAGCCTGCACAGGCTCCAGGGGTAGGTACCTGATTCACTGGAGCTTATGAACATAGTCTGAGGACTTTTGCTGGAACTTTCTGCTTTCTGAAAACAAAGCTAACCTACAGGAGAGCAGAGCTGAGAAAGACAatgagacaaagcaagaaatcaGGGACAGAGTCCTACTGACATCTTTAAGATTCCTAGACTTTTTActgataattaatttttttaaaaaaacctctttggTGAAAGTCAGTTCAAGTTTAGTTTCCATTACTTATCACCCCTAGGATCCTGATATAGATATTTGATATAGACTAAAATCACAGGAAAGTAAGATGAAATCTgcaatgagttaaaaaaaaaaaaaaaaaaaaacaacacaaaaactttCGAACCTGAATCTGCCCCAGCAGTCACACTTTCTGGAGCTGTACCTCCTTCCCTGGACTGTGATAGATAACGTTCAGACTAAGACTGCAGAAATGCAGACTCCCTGAGGTGGGTACCTAGTCTTACCTTCCTCTGTATACTCCACACCCTCAACCTCAGAAGACCTGACACAGTGAAACACTCAataaaatgccactggaattaGGCTGCAGAACTGAACTGGCAAAGGCCAGTTCCCATCTCATCTCTTGACTGGACTTTCCAAGGCAAGAAGATAAATTCTAGTATTGCAGAAAGGTTTCCCATAACAAAGGCTGAAAGAAACAACTTTCTGCTTAATCCTCTGCTGATGAGCAGAAAACCAAGTTGAGAAGAGCAGTCTAATCCCAGGTAATCAGGATCTGAAGACTACAGGTCATAACTCAGGATACCAACATCCAGCAGACTGTTAAAAACAATAATCAATAACACAGATGGAGACACGACTAAGTATGTGATAAAAACACCTGAGTTTGAAAAAAGACTTAATAGAGAACAGACTTGTTTAGGAAAGAGCTACATAGCACACAAAGTCTAGCAGAGATAAAGCACTGCTATTGGTATAGACCAGAAAGACCAGCATAAATTAACCCCTGCCTACATCAAATAAAGCCAGCTGGGTAATCATCCCCATGATGCAGCTCCATCGACCTGGCCAAAATATTCCTCCAAGCTTCATGGTTCCATCGGCCTTCAGCTTAACAAGGGAGAACCTGACAGCTGGTGCATAAAAGAACCCCCACAAAGTTGGTGGATGAATGCCCTTAGCTGTAAACTCACTagtctttccttctcattctcttctgcaggttcctcctcttctcccccagcTTCTGAGCAGTGAGGGCCTAAACCAGTCCCTGGTCTACCTAGGGTCTACCTCGCTCCTTGTGAGATGTCCAGGTTCAGAGATCTAACAACTCATTCACTGAACCTCCCAAACTTAAATCAGCTGGCTATCAGCCCTGAGCTGGGGACTCACACATCCATCTCCATCTGGACATGCAATGAGCATTTGCAAATTCAACACGTCAAAAACCCAACTCCCAATCTTTCCCCCAAACCTACTTCACCCACAGCCTTCCTCATCCATTGATGGCTAGCTACTTCATCCTTCCTGTTGTTTGAATAAAAAGCCTGGGAATCATTCTTGATTCCTCTGTCTCACAATCATCTTCTCCATCAAGCCACTCCTGTCCACTCTACCTTCAAATATATCCAGGATTCAGCGTCTTCTCCCCATCTCGATCCTGGCCCACGGTCATATATATACCTTGCCTGGCTATAACAGCCTCTTGACTAGTCTCTGTTCCTGCCCTCACCGGACAGCAACCAGACAGTGTCCAGTAAAACTTAAGTCAGGTGAGTTCATGCCTCTGCTATAATCCTCCAACAGATCCCATCTCACTCtgagtaaaagtaaaaaataacctAAGTAGCCCAGATGATCTGGTCTCTTATGACTTCTTTGGCCTCCATGTCTGCTACTTTCCCCCTCACTTACTCTTTTCCAGTTTCCTTGCTACTCCTTGAATATTCCAGGCATGCCTCAGGGCCTTCACACATGCTATTCTCTCATCTTAGAAAGTTCCTCCCTCAGATACCTGCAtagctccctcttcctcctcaatGACTCTACCCCCACCACCCGCATTcccatttcttctctatttttgtcCACTTGAcacatgattttattcatttgtctacTGCCTCTCTCTTCACTAGAACATAAGCTGTTAGGGCAGGGACTGCTGTGGtttgctcactgctgtatcctcagtgccGAAATCAGTATTGGACTCAGAGCAGGTCATCAAAAAGTATTAGCTGAATGAACAAATACAGGATTGAAGTGGACTCTCTGGCCCCAGTGCTAGGGTGAGGTACACATACAGCTTGGCCCTGACGCCATCTGTCCACTCAACCTGCCTTCTCCGGCCCCTCAGATTTCAGTCAATGTTGGAGCAACAGTAACCGGGCTGGCAGAAAACACTAGTGTTGGAAGCTGCTGTAGGTCCTGCTTTCATTTGCATTGTTTATTGCAGTCAGATTTCTTTCAAGCATGACCTTATTTTATATGAGCCTCTGCACAAGGCTGTCCTGCTGTCCTCACATCACAGGGCTTCCCCTTGGGGAGATGTGGCCTGTCTCCTGATTCTAAGGTCAGCAGAGGCCATAGATAAAGGCGGCCTTCTCTGTCCAGGTTGagtgtggggcagggcagaggggatCTGGTATGGGGCAGGCCCAGAGGCagtgggaggaaggtgggggccAACATACTCGCCCATGTAGCCCTTGGAGGTAGAGTGGAAGGAGGCGAGCTCCACGTTGCTGGAGTACTCAGGCCCCATCTCATAAAGCACCTTCTTAAAGGAGTGGAATTTGCAGTCCGGAGAGTACACATTGTCCTGGTACACCTGGGGGaacagggacacagggacagTCACCCATATTCCCCAAGAGGCCTGAGCCCATGTAGGAAGGGCACAGGTGCTCAGGGTCAACCTGCAGTCAGGCTGTGTGCTACAAAGCCCATTCCAGGAATAAGGCAGATGTGCCCAAAGGAACCTTGTAGAACACGCAAGGAGAAAAGCTTTGAGTTGTATGCCCACTTGATTTCTCCCATTCACCCACACTCACCTCCACCCAACTTTCAGATCTCCTTTCTACCTCATCTGACCAGTGACAATGTCAGGACTCCTACTTGCCCAAGCAAGTTTCCTCCCTGAATGTTTACTTCTTTCCATAAGATTAATAATGAAAGCAGTTCAGGGGCaactctgtggctcagtcggtgaagcatctgactggctcaggtcatgatcttactgttcagaagttcgagccccatgtcaggctctgtgctgacagctcagaacctggagactgcttcagattctgtgtctccctctctctgcccctcccctgcgcgcgcgcgctctctctctctctctctctctctcaaaaataaaaatttaaaaagtttaaaaaaaataattgaagcaGTTCATGGAGCTATCCTCTGACCTCCATACTTGAAGAGCTGAACGTGTTGCTCTCCTGGCTTTTTACGACACCAACCCCCTTTGGAACTActgtttttctattcatttcaCTGCCAGCTTTCCCACTAGACTGTAGACATGAATGGCACCCACACATGCTTTGTTTTTCCCTGTCCACATAGTCCACACTCAGCAGGCAAGCACCTTCCTCTGCCCTTGGAGATGAACTTCCTTATGCCCTCCTCTTCCTGGACCTCAAGGGGAGGAGTTTAGTGCACGAAGTCACTCAGCTGCCCCTTCTCTCCTTTAGAAATGAAGATTTTTAACACCTGACACAaatataaccctgtatgttaactctactggaatttaaaaaagagagagagaaaggaagattttTAGCCCATCTACTAATCATGGCAAAAATTTAGTGGGtaagttatgtgtgtgtgtggggggggggggtgctaatgAGCAAAGAAACGAAACCAGGGTGCTAGAAGCTACCACTAACCAGAATCGTGCAGAAATGAAGAAGTGAAATAGAATCTGACAGGCCTTGAGTTTCTTCCttgcaaagcaagaaaaaaatggggagcCTTGGCTCCAGAACTGGGGTTCAAGGAGTGGCAAccatgaaattaattaaaatttccccacctcccttcacAGGCTGcagtgaggactaaatgagatggTAGATATGGAAGCACAGGAGGCATAGGAACACAGCATTATGTCCACCCAGCATCCACTCTCCCTTCCTGAGAGTCCCCTGATTTCCCCTCGGGGAACACTGCTCCCTGCTCTTAGGGAAGACAGCTTGCCCCTTGTATGGGGCCTGGTCAATGTGCATATTGCAACCATCagccacagtgattggttcagcAGTGGGTGTGTGACCCAAGCTGTGTGATTCAGGCTCAACTCTGAGACTTTTGCTAGAATCACCAGGAAGAAATTCTCTTTCTAGGCTAGGAAGATAGCAATGTTGTGAGGCCTAAGTGGAAGGACAGTGAATCTGAGGGATATGGTTTGTGTCCCTGAACTTAGCCCCACACCTTTACCCCACtgttgtttttcaagtttatttattctgagagagagagagagcatgaccaggcAGGAAGGTGCggtggcagagggggagggaaagaatccaaagcaggctccactatcagcataaagcccaatgcaggggtctatctcacaaaccctgagatcatgacctgagccaaaatcaagagtcacatgcttaacctactgagccacccagatgcccctcttttaaagtttaaagtGGTTTGGGTTAACTTTCTGAAATTTATAATCAAGAATCCAACCGAATAGAGGGATGATTTAGGTCACAGTTTCACAGGTTGTTAACATCCTCCTCCTTGGTTAGAATCACTCCTCCAACACCTAGAAATTTCCCTGTGGTACAGAACAGTCAggcctggctccctccccctGGAAGAGAAAGCTCAGCCTCACTCCTCACGGAGGAGAGAGGTGGGCAACTCTTACCTCATCAGCCATAAGAAAGAGCTTCTCTTCCCAGGCAAAGTGAATCACATCTTCTATGCACTTTCTGCTTTGGACCTGACCtaaaaaaatccccaacaaaaccAGAATGCAGTTTGTAATGCTGTTTAAATTGTCCCTAGGACAAGAATCCCACCCAGAATCACTCAGGTGTCCTGTGTTCCTGCATGACCCTTAGGGACCACCCTAGTTGCTGTGCCTAATAGGGTGTAGTCAACCTCTAGGGACTCCCAAGTCTCAGCCCCATCTGTCTGACTCACTTATGCCAGGTATGTGGAGGGAGAAGTGTTTCACACTCAACTTTCTTGTTATTCTTATGagaggtgtgtgtgggtgggtggtggggtaTGTTTGTGTTGGAGGATAGTGTCTTAAGGAGCAGGAAGGGGTTAAATCAATCATCTCTGAGCCCCCCTTACCACACACCAACAGCAACCAATGAAGAGAATCACACTGGCTGATGGACAGTTACCACAACTTCCCAGAGAGGCACACACAAGTTCCATGAGGCAGGGACATGGTCTGTATGGCTCATCGGGTATCCTCAAAGCCCATACTCAGCAGGTGCTcggtaaatatttgcaaagtaagCACAAAATGAACAAGCCTGTGTGCCAGCTCTGGTGTCTCCTGTTCGTGGCCATGTGGGAGTTATGTATGTATCACTGATGATGATGGAGAACACTCAGCAGTCTTCCCTTTTAAGGTCTACCCTTGAGCACTTGACTCAACACAAACAGTGGAAATAATCAGCACCCGTTTAACAGAAATGAGcacaaatagcaaaatattacTCTACCAGTTCACCACAAATGCCATGGGCTTAGATGGGGAAGAAACAAATGCAGCAAGATGGAAATGGAAACTTTCCCCAGTGTTTCCTGAGACCTGCTATGGGTATGGCACTGGGGGTATCAGCGGTGCTCACATACCTTCCGGAAAAACACCCAGAATCCCAGTAAGTCAGAATACTTACTGACTTAGTAaagaaacagcatttttaaagacGTATATGTATGTGTCTCTATGCATATCACATATagttatatgtgtacatatacgtatgtgtatatgtatgcacaggtactatttatatacatagaataCGTTacctttttgttaaaaataaaaatacctatagTCTTCTCTGTGTGAAAATATCAAGGACAtgtatggaaaaaaatagatatatcttATAAGAGCACAGTATGATTCAGCCAGGATCTTGGCTTTGAACTATCTAAGCAATGAACCAATTATTTTACTAAAGCTCAATTCCTTTGTGAAAGGTCCAGCTTTTTCTTGCCAAGCAAGCACCAAACCAGGCTTCCTCTGAAGTTCAGGGTTCTGGGATTCTGGAAAGGAGATAGCCCGGGGTTCTACAAGGAACGAACTACTCTTCCCACTGACAGCCAGGTGCTGGCTCCCCAGGGGGCTGACTCTGCCTGCAAACCCTACTGGGCTTGCCCTTCCATGCCTCTGATCCCACAAACTATCCTGTTAGAATGCAAGCAAAGATTTGAGCAGCAAGAATATCAAAACCATGTGCATATAATGCCAAGGAGAGTGCAAAAAGGAAGTAAACAAGGACCAGGGCCTCAGAAAGCCTGCAGCTCAATAGAGGGAACAGACACACTATATGTAAATAATTCCACTGATGTGTGCAACGCAACCCTGAGGATAAGGACAGAGCTTATTTCTCTCCAGTGTCTGGGAGTCACTCAGAACATGCCTCTAAGCCAATGGGTGGACAAATACATACAGTGTTGTAGAAGGGACAGTCATAAATGGCTTTAGAGGGCCAAGGCACAGCTGTGCCCAGCAGGGGGAGATATGAGACCACCTCATAGAAGAGATGGCTTTGACACAGAAGGCTGGAGAGGGGTCTTCCAAGTGCCTCTCACCAGAGGCCAGGCCAAAGGAAATTTCCCACAACCCAAAGAGAAAATCTGTTGCTTTGTTTGCCCAGTGTCCTTCCCTCCTTTGAGTGACAGAGCTCAGCTATTCTATGGGGAACTGCTTCTCTTTGCACTCCAGCAGGGCCAAGGGACACAgacctggccacagtcttggtGATTTGACTGGTGCAGGAATGGGCAGATGACCTAAGCTGGGCCAAAGAGAGTCTGGCCTGGAATTTTTGTTAAAACTATGGGTGAGGCTCTCTGCTGAGGTTGCTCAGCTGGTGGGCCATGGCTGGAGCTGCTGAAGGTCACACCAAGGACAGATCCTTCCTGAGAAGGACTCCAACTGAGACCTGGGAAATGGACCGAGGTTCCTATGACAATGATGCTGATTCAGGTGTGCTCCTTCACCCCTGGACTTTACAGTTCTATGACCCAATTGCAATCTTGAGCTGGGTTTCCATCTTAGAACCCAGAGGCCTGGTTTAATATCCCAGTCCATTTTGACACCTTTCAGCCCAAGTGGTCAGAGTGTGGTCCAGACAAGATATATGGCCATCACAGGGAGTTTCTATTTTTCATCCCCGATCTTCCAAGAGCTCACCAATTTTCACACATTTCAGACCCCAGAAAGCAACACCAGCCTCTGCCCACTTACAGTTATTCTAAAAATTACTCATATTAATATACACTCCCATGATCCCTTTACCTAAAATAGTAAAGTCTCTGATGCAATTATTTCTTCCCAGAGAACCAGGTGAAAAGATATGCATAAACACCTGGCCTTAAAAGTTACCAACCCTCTAATATAAACTAGGTATACAGAGTATTTCCCAAGATGTAGGAACTGTTACTTCAAGTTGGGACCAGCAGcaacagcatcacctgggagctcatTAGAAATACAAACTCTCATGCCCCAACTTAGCCTAATTACATCAGAATCTCTTGGAGCGGGGTCCAGCAGTTTGCTTTTTAACAAGCttaagtctgagaaccactgtcctaacGTGGTGGTTCTCATCATCAGCTGTGGGGAATATTGATGCCTGGGCCCGATCACCAGAGATTCTGGGATGCAGCCATgactttggcatttttaaaagctccttttgtgattctaatgtgcaaccagGATTGAGAACCCAGCTGTAGTCATTTTCCTATTGCATTAGAGCTAGAATCTGCATTCCTACCCCCAGGGAGCTGATGTAAATAAATGAGTGTTACAGCCAGGCGCACCCATTTTCTGCACTCAGGAATTCAAGTGGTGCTTTCAGCTGATTGAAGCATCATTTAATGTTCCAAAGAAGCAGATTCCACAATCAACTCCAACGAGTTTTGGCCCTGACCCAATTTAtctcaacaaaggaggaaagaggagccCTTGTTCTCAGCATCCAAATAGCACTGGGGGCAAATGAAGCCAGCAGCCCAGAAAGATCCAAACATGCAGGGctggactttttttgttttttttaaagaaaaatatgcaaaattaggCGTGCTTTTCAACTTCTGGAAACAggttttttcagtttgtttgcttttgtttttaatatggcATTTCCTTTCCAGGTCTCAAAGTACACAGTAACgctgtgttaaagaaaaaaacgcACACACCAGCATTCTGAAAACTGGTTCAGAAAAACAACTAGGAGTAAAGGTAAAATGAGGCCTATGATTAATGGTGATGGGTTGTAAGTAACCTCAAGGAGATTCTTTGCAAATGtaagaatgggagaaagaaaaacaaacccaaaaaactggTCTTAATAATAATGCAACCCTGTCCAAAAAATATGCCCGCATTTGCTCATCTCCTAAGGTGGCCTGTGGCAGATTTTATGGCTTTATGTTAACAAATCTGGAACTAGATTGGGAAAGGGGAGCAAAGAGAACGTCACATTATTTAACTCTTTCGTGTCCAGACCTGTAGTACACCGGCTGCCCTGCCCCTACTCCCCAATAAAGTGGCGAAGCGAAGCACAGACCTGTGGGGTTCCCGGGGTTGATGATGCACAGCACCTTGGGGTCACAATGGTCTTTGGCCTCCTGCACAGCCCGCCGGAGCTCATTCACATTTAGGGCCCAGCAGTTCTCCTCATCCAGGTAATAGTTCACCTGGATGGCATCGAGCTCAGAAATGACGGCCGAGTAGAGGGGGTACTGTGGGATGGGGATCATGACGCCGGTCCGTGACTTGCCGCCCCCGGAGACCAGGATCTTCAGGATTGTCTGCAATAGAGAAGCCATGTCTTCCAAGAATACTGCCACCCTGCACCCTTTGGGGACTGCCAGGCAGATACTCCGGGAGGCCCCACCTCTAGCCTTTCACCAGCCACCCTGCTGCCTGCCTGCAGTGCAGCCCACATGAGCCCCTTGGCTtccctgagcctcactttctcCATGTGTAAAATGAGGTCTGCTATGAggaataagcaaaatgaaatgcTTTAACGTTCTCAGCACAGTAGTTAAAAGACTCAATGCTTCTACTTTTTAAAGAGGTCTTCTAAAGCAGTGGTCTACAAACTGGCCGTCTCGGAATAATATTCTGACCTCAGCCCTTAAGCTCATTCCGTCTGTCCTGGTGGGGATGGGCAGTGGAAATCTGTCTTGTTAGTAACTACCATTGTCCAAGGTTGGACAGACGCCTGAACAAGGAAAGGATTgtcaaactgggagaaaatacccATCTACTATCAGCAGGTGGTGCTTCAACCTGGTTGTCTCCACAGCTGTGTGGGCTCAAGGTTTGCAGGACTCCTGAGAAACCAGGTCATGTGAGTCCTGTGGGCTACTGGTGGACATGGCAGTAGTTCATAAGAAACCCTCTTCTGTCAGAGCCCCCACCTTACACACAGGCTCAGTTCCTTGCTGCAAGAACGCCACCAAATTAAGAAGCTCAACAACTTGATTCTTTTCCCTAAATCTTGAAgacacctccctcccctgctccaggaCCTCTGCGTGTATGTGGGTTTCTCTGGGAATTACAAGGGGCTCTGACAACAGAACACAACGGAATATGCTACGGTTGAAGACCTGAGCCTCAACACTCGAATCCCAAATTCCACAAGAGGCTGACTTAAAGCCTGCAGACCACTTAACATTACTGGGCCTGTTTCCTCACGGTCTCCAGTAAGAGTTTAAAGCATCTGAAAGCTTTTGGGAAAGGATgaaagcactcagtaaacattagaaacaagAGCCTTGGAGGTCAAAAGACAAAGATaaccatttaaaagaaagatcagcacaaaaaaaaaaaaaaaaaaaaaaaaaaaagaaagatcagcaCATACTCCCTGAGGAGGGAAAATAAGTGAATTGAAGGCGCCTAGCACTGATTAGGCACAGGAAGAGGCATACTACATGGGAATGGACCACAGGTCCCGCAGACCCAGGACTTCAGGCCCCTTCTAAGCACACTTTAATACCAGCCCCTCTTCACTCCATCCACAGCTGACCCGCAGCCCAAGTCACCTCTTCCCCCTCCTAGTCCTCCTCATCCCAATCATGCCCCTTTCCCTGCCAAAGTTAAAACTTAACACAAATCTAATTATCTCCATGTCCTTACATCACTCCCCTCACCTTCAAATCCTTCAATGGACATTGTTATTAGGACAATGACCTAAATCCTCACATGGCCACAAAAGCCCTATAGG
The Lynx canadensis isolate LIC74 chromosome E2, mLynCan4.pri.v2, whole genome shotgun sequence genome window above contains:
- the GPT2 gene encoding LOW QUALITY PROTEIN: alanine aminotransferase 2 (The sequence of the model RefSeq protein was modified relative to this genomic sequence to represent the inferred CDS: deleted 1 base in 1 codon), giving the protein MQRAAALVRLGCCPRTPGPWGRSQSSAAAEASAVLKVRPERSRRERILTLESMNPQVKAVEYAVRGPIVLKAGEIELELQRGIKKPFTEVIRANIGDAQAMGQQPITFLRQVMALCTYPNLLDSPSFPEDAKKRARRLLQACGGNSLGSYSASQGVNCIREDVAAYITRRDGGVPADPDNIYLTTGASDGISTILKILVSGGGKSRTGVMIPIPQYPLYSAVISELDAIQVNYYLDEENCWALNVNELRRAVQEAKDHCDPKVLCIINPGNPTGQVQSRKCIEDVIHFAWEEKLFLMADEVYQDNVYSPDCKFHSFKKVLYEMGPEYSSNVELASFHSTSKGYMGECGYRGGYMEVINLHPEIKGQLVKLLSVRLCPPVSGQAAMDIVVNPPVPGEESFELFHREKESVLGNLAKKAKLTEDLFNQVPGIHCNPLQGAMYAFPRIFIPSKAVEAAQAHKMAPDMFYCMKLLEETGICVVPGSGFGQREGTYHFRMTILPPVEKLKTVLQKVKDFHIKFLEKYA